From a region of the Arachis ipaensis cultivar K30076 chromosome B09, Araip1.1, whole genome shotgun sequence genome:
- the LOC107618725 gene encoding 3-oxoacyl-[acyl-carrier-protein] synthase III, chloroplastic, translating into MANASAFFTPSVPKFGETVPSLNLIAIHRFQRFSAKVVCFGTIEGAGKHASAASPSQSQLPRLVGKGCKLVGCGSAVPTLQISNDELSKMVDTSDEWISVRTGIRRRRVLSGRDNLIALGVDASRKALEMANVDPDDLDLILMCTSTPEDLFGSAPQIQKQLGCKANPLAYDITAACSGFVLGLISAACHIRGGGFRNVLVIGADALSRYVDWTDRGSCILFGDAAGAVLVQACDTEEDGLFGFDLHSDGSGQRHLNASIKEQETNTALDSNGSVLDFPPRKSSYSFIQMNGKEVFRFAVRCVPQSIESALQKAGLPASSIDWLLLHQANQRIIDAVAARLEVPSERVISNLANYGNTSAASIPLALDEAVRSGKVKAGQTIAAAGFGAGLTWGSAIIRWG; encoded by the exons ATGGCCAATGCATCTGCTTTCTTCACTCCTTCGGTTCCCAAGTTCGGAGAGACAGTTCCCTCTCTCAATCTCATAGCCATTCATCGATTTCAACGATTCTCCGCCAAAGTTGTTTGCTTTGGAACTATCGAAGGAGCTGGCAAGCATGCTTCCGCTGCTTCCCCTTCCCAATCTCAGCTTCCCAG GCTTGTCGGTAAAGGTTGCAAGTTAGTTGGATGCGGTTCTGCTGTGCCAACTCTTCAAATTTCTAATGACGAGCTTTCAAAAATGGTTGATACTTCTGATGAATGGATATCTGTTCGCACTGGGATTCGTAGGCGGCGAGTTCTTTCAG GCAGAGATAATTTGATAGCTTTAGGGGTAGATGCATCTAGGAAAGCTCTTGAGATGGCAAATGTTGACCCTGATGATCTTGACCTTATATTGATGTGCACGTCTACACCAGAGGATCTATTTGGTAGTGCTCCACAG ATCCAAAAACAACTTGGCTGCAAAGCAAATCCATTGGCTTATGACATTACAGCTGCATGTAGCGGATTTGTGTTGGGCTTAATATCAGCTGCTTGTCACATTAGGG GTGGTGGATTTCgtaatgttcttgttattggggCTGATGCTCTGTCAAGATATGTTGATTGGACTGATAGAGGGAGTTGTATTCTCTTTGGGGATGCGGCTGGTGCTGTGCTAGTACAG GCCTGTGATACTGAGGAAGATGGTCTATTCGGTTTTGATTTGCATAGTGATGGCAGTGGTCAAAG GCATTTGAATGCATCCATTAAAGAACAGGAGACAAATACAGCTTTGGATTCAAATGGATCTGTGTTAGACTTTCCTCCTAGGAAGTCCTCGTATTCATTTATTCAAATGAATGGCAAGGAAGTCTTTCGCTTTGCAGTAAGATGTGTGCCTCAATCAATTGAATCTGCCCTTCAAAAGGCTGGTCTCCCTGCATCTAGCATTGATTGGTTACTTCTCCATCAG GCAAACCAGAGGATTATTGATGCAGTTGCTGCTCGCTTGGAGGTTCCCTCGGAACGGGTGATATCAAATTTGGCTAATTATGGCAACACAAGTGCAGCTTCTATTCCCTTAGCTTTAGATGAAGCTGTTCGAAGTGGCAAGGTTAAGGCAGGGCAAACTATTGCAGCTGCCGGCTTTGGTGCGGGTCTTACTTGGGGTTCAGCAATTATTCGATGGGGCTGA
- the LOC107617649 gene encoding ACT domain-containing protein ACR11 codes for MAVAMAACSLGLHLTTADNSFSIRALDKTISIAKTCYILHKTRWSSSGITIIRRATPLTDVMKEDGNQGDADATVPTPIVIIDQDSDPDATVVEITFGDRLGALLDTMNALKNLGLNVVKANVFLDSSGKHNRFSITKADTGRKVEEAELLEAIRLTIINNLIQYHPESSAQLALGAAFGLVPPKEQVDVDIATHITISDDGPARSLLYVETADRPGLLVDLVKIITDINIAVESGEFDTEGLLAKAKFHVSYKDKAIIKPLQQVLANSLRYYLRRPSTEEASF; via the exons ATGGCTGTTGCTATGGCTGCTTGCAGTCTTGGGCTTCACTTGACTACTGCTGACAACAGCTTCAGCATCAGAGCTCTGGATAAAACCATTAGCATTGCTAAAACATGTTACATTCTTCACAAAACAAG ATGGTCATCTTCGGGAATTACAATCATCCGTCGAGCAACACCTCTAACCGATGTGATGAAGGAG GATGGAAATCAAGGTGATGCGGATGCTACCGTTCCTACTCCCATTGTCATAATAGATCAAGATTCCGATCCAGATGCAACCGTCGTCGAGATTACCTTTGGTGATCGCCTTGGCGCTCTTCTTGACACT ATGAATGCGCTCAAAAATTTAGGCCTCAATGTTGTTAAGGCAAACGTTTTTCTCGACTCCTCTGGCAAGCACAACAGGTTTTCCATTACCAAAGC TGATACCGGAAGAAAAGTAGAAGAGGCAGAGTTGTTGGAGGCAATCCGTTTGACAATCATAAATAACTTGATTCAGTATCACCCG GAATCTAGTGCCCAATTAGCTCTGGGAGCAGCTTTTGGACTTGTGCCTCCAAAGGAGCAG GTAGATGTGGACATAGCGACCCATATAACAATATCTGACGATGGCCCTGCTAGAAG TTTGCTGTACGTGGAGACAGCTGATCGGCCCGGATTACTGGTGGATCTGGTTAAGATAATCACTGACATTAACATTGCTGTTGAATCCGGGGAGTTTGACACAGAG GGGCTGTTGGCTAAAGCAAAGTTCCATGTCAGTTACAAGGATAAAGCCATCATCAAGCCTCTCCAGCAG GTTCTTGCTAACagcttgaggtattacttgaggCGACCTTCAACGGAGGAAGCCAGTTTCTGA
- the LOC107617647 gene encoding metal transporter Nramp6 translates to MVGRGGSGTGSGRGSGSGSGSVQPQFIASTGSNTNTPLIDNSDVDQVVVPDTRSWKNLFSYMGPGFLVSIAYIDPGNFETDLQSGAQHKYELLWIILVASCAALLIQSMAANLGVVTGKHLAEHCRNEYPWATNFILWFIAEIAIVACDIPEVIGTAFALNMLFSIPVWIGVLLTGLSTLILLALQQYGVRKLEFLIAFLVFTIAACFFAELGYAKPVAKEVLKGLFVPELKGSGATGLAISLLGAMVMPHNLFLHSALVLSRKIPRSVRGIKEACRFYLIESAFALMVAFLINVSVISVSGAVCNSSNLNAEDQMSCQDLDLNKASFLLRNVLGKWSSKLFGVALLASGQSSTITGTYAGQYVMQGFLDLRLEPWVRNMLTRCLAIVPSLIVAVIGGSAGAGKLIIIASMILSFELPFALIPLLKFTSSKTKMGEHVNSIMISAVTWIIGSLIMAINIYYLLTGFVKLLLHSHVQVVAKVFLGILGFSGMAVYLAGIVYLVLRKNNKATSLLTLTAPEIRQTANEQGNASIHSLSREDIVSMQLPQRTSPVDLD, encoded by the exons ATGGTTGGCAGGGGTGGTTCGGGGACTGGCTCTGGGCGTGGCTCTGGCTCTGGCTCTGGGTCTGTGCAGCCACAATTCATTGCGAGCACTGGCTCCAATACGAATACGCCACTCATTGACAACTCAGATGTTGATCAAGTTGTTGTGCCTGAT ACCAGAAGCTGGAAAAATCTATTTTCTTACATGGGTCCTGGCTTTCTTGTTTCCATTGCATACATAGACCCGGGAAACT TTGAGACAGATCTTCAGTCGGGGGCTCAACATAAATACGAG CTACTTTGGATCATATTGGTGGCATCCTGCGCTGCTCTATTAATTCAATCCATGGCAGCCAATCTTGGGGTCGTTACTG GAAAGCACTTAGCAGAGCATTGTAGAAATGAATATCCTTGGGCTACCAACTTTATTCTTTGGTTTATTGCTGAAATTGCCATAGTCGCCTGTGACATTCCTGAAG TAATTGGGACAGCCTTTGCATTGAACATGCTTTTCAGCATACCTGTTTGGATTGGTGTTCTTCTGACAGGACTCAGTACATTGATCCTCTTAGCTTTGCAGCAATATGGG GTTAGAAAACTTGAATTCTTGATTGCATTTCTAGTATTTACAATTGCTGCATGCTTTTTTGCTGAGCTTGGATATGCAAAACCTGTTGCTAAAGAAGTTCTGAAGGGTCTTTTTGTGCCAGAACTAAAAGGAAGCGGTGCTACTGGTCTTGCGATTTCACTCCTAGGGGCTATGGTTATGCC TCACAATCTCTTCCTGCACTCAGCTCTGGTACTTTCTAGGAAAATACCCCGATCAGTTCGGGGAATCAAA GAGGCCTGTAGATTTTACTTGATAGAAAGTGCCTTTGCTCTTATGGTGGCCTTCCTCATAAACGTTTCTGTTATCTCTGTGAGCGGTGCTGTTTGCAATTCTTCAAATTTGAATGCAGAAGATCAGATGAGCTGTCAGGATTTGGATCTGAACAAAGCCTCCTTTCTACTTAGA AATGTGTTGGGCAAATGGAGTTCAAAGCTGTTTGGAGTAGCTTTACTTGCATCAGGCCAAAGTTCTACTATAACAGGAACATATGCAGGGCAGTATGTCATGCAG ggatttcttgatttgCGACTGGAGCCATGGGTTCGGAATATGCTAACTCGTTGTTTAGCCATAGTTCCTAGTTTGATTGTTGCGGTCATTGGTGGCTCTGCTGGGGCTGGCAAGCTCATAATAATTGCATCA ATGATCTTATCATTTGAGCTTCCTTTTGCTTTAATTCCACTCCTCAAGTTCACAAGCAGCAAAACCAAGATGGGAGAGCATGTCAACTCTATCATG ATTTCAGCCGTTACTTGGATAATTGGTTCCCTAATTATGGCCATTAATATATATTATCTATTGACTGGCTTTGTGAAGCTGCTTCTCCACAGTCATGTTCAAGTTGTGGCCAAGGTGTTTTTGGGCATACTAGGGTTTTCAGGCATGGCTGTATATTTGGCTGGAATAGTATATCTGGTACTTCGCAAAAATAACAAGGCTACAAGCCTTTTGACACTAACAGCACCGGAAATCCGGCAAACAGCAAATGAACAAGGCAATGCCTCTATCCATTCTCTCTCAAGAGAAGATATAGTAAGCATGCAATTGCCTCAAAGAACTAGTCCTGTTGATCTTGACTGA
- the LOC107617648 gene encoding cinnamoyl-CoA reductase 1 gives MPAGGVGQTICVTGAGGFIASWMVKLLLERGYSVKGTLRNPDDPKNGHLMQLEGAAERLTLHKVDLLDLDSVRVVIHGCHGVFHTASPVTDNPEEMVEPAVNGAKNVIIAAAEAKVRRVVFTSSIGAVYMDPARSMDEVVDESCWSDLEYCKNTKNWYCYGKAVAEKAAWEEAKEKGVDLVVVNPVLVLGPLLQPTINASTIHILKYLTGSAKTYANATQAYVHVRDVALAHILVYETPSASGRYLCLESSLHRGDLVQILAKHFPDYPVPTKCSDEKNPRAKPYTFSNQKLKDLGLEFTPVSQCLYETVKSLQEKGHLPIPNKEQDSVQVKK, from the exons ATGCCTGCCGGTGGTGTTGGGCAAACCATATGTGTAACCGGCGCCGGAGGTTTCATCGCCTCTTGGATGGTCAAACTCCTCCTTGAAAGAGGTTACTCTGTCAAAGGAACCCTGCGTAACCCAG ATGATCCGAAGAATGGACACTTGATGCAGTTGGAAGGAGCGGCGGAGAGGCTCACTCTTCACAAGGTCGATCTCCTTGACCTTGACTCTGTTAGGGTCGTCATTCACGGTTGCCATGGTGTCTTTCACACTGCTTCTCCCGTCACTGACAACCCC GAGGAAATGGTGGAGCCGGCGGTAAATGGAGCCAAGAATGTGATTATAGCAGCTGCGGAAGCTAAAGTGAGACGCGTGGTCTTCACTTCATCAATTGGCGCAGTGTATATGGACCCAGCGAGGAGCATGGACGAGGTGGTGGATGAATCGTGTTGGAGTGATCTAGAGTATTGCAAGAACACCAAG AACTGGTATTGCTATGGAAAGGCAGTGGCAGAAAAAGCAGCATGGGAAGAGGCAAAGGAGAAAGGGGTGGACTTGGTTGTGGTGAACCCAGTGTTGGTTCTTGGACCGTTGCTGCAGCCAACTATAAATGCCAGCACAATTCACATCCTCAAGTACCTCACTGGCTCCGCCAAAACTTATGCCAATGCCACGCAGGCCTATGTCCATGTCAGGGATGTCGCATTAGCTCACATACTTGTCTACGAGACCCCTTCTGCTTCCGGTCGATACCTCTGCCTCGAAAGTTCCCTCCACCGCGGCGACCTCGTTCAAATTCTTGCCAAGCATTTCCCCGACTACCCTGTTCCCACCAA GTGTTCCGACGAAAAGAATCCAAGAGCAAAGCCCTACACCTTCTCTAACCAAAAGCTGAAGGATTTGGGATTAGAATTCACTCCAGTGAGTCAGTGTCTATATGAAACGGTTAAGAGCCTACAGGAGAAGGGCCACCTTCCTATTCCCAATAAGGAACAAGATTCTGTTcaagttaaaaaataa